The window CGTGGTGCTCAGGAGCAGGTGCTGACCCAGCGCCGTTGTCGTCGACGTGACCGTTCCGGAGACGTCAACGCCCGCCGTGCCGGAACTGCGCAGGACGATGGTGCGGGCAACACTCTCCCCCGGCAGCATCCCCGTGAGCCCCAGCGCCGTGTACGTCCATGACCCGCCCGGACCGGCCAGCTGCTCCGAACCCGTGACCGGTCCCACCGTGAGGTCCAGGGTGCCCGCGGTGATCGGGTCCGAGGTCACCGTCGCTGTGTCGCTCCACCACGCCCACGCCACGACCGCGCCGGGCAGCAGCATGGCCAGCGCGAGCGCGACGAGCCCGCGGCGCAGAGCGGTGGTGCTCCACGAGCTGGCGCGCTGCGGGGACGGACGGTCCGGCTCAGCCATGGTCCGACCTCCGCCCGCGCCGTCCCAGGAGCACGCTTCCGAGGAGGACTGCCCCGGCCGCCACCAGGGCTGGCAGCAGCAGGTTCGCCCCGGTCCGCGGCAGGCTGCCCGGCCCGGCCGCTCCAGGATCGGCCGAGCCGCCCTCATCCGGGCCTGCAGCCGAGAGAGTCACGACCACGTCGATCCTGGCGGTCTGCTGTTGCGACGCGTTCGTAGCGGCCGGGTCGAACGCCACTTCGAGACCGATCGGGAGCACCTCGCCAGGCGTGAGGTCGGCGACGTCCGACCGCAGGCCGTCCGTCCAGGCAGCGGATCCCAGGCGGGTCCGCACGCGCACCTGCTCGACGAGTGCGGCGTCGCCGTCCACCAGGACCGTGACCACCGCCCTGGCCTGCTCGCCGGACGCGTTGCGCGCGTACAGGGTCCCGGTCTCGACGTCTCCGGGCACCCAGACAAGGCTCGGGTCGAACAGGGGCGTCGTGACGGTGGGCGCCCAGGTCCTCCCGTCGACGCTCAGGACCAGCTCGTCCCCGGAAACAGCCGGGACGGCCGCGAGCGCCGGGAGCGCGGCTGCATGTACCGGACCGGCCGCCGCGGGGACGACGACGGCCGGCGCTGCGACGAGCACCGCTATCAGAGCGGTCCACCGTCCCGACGCCATCACGCGGCTCCGTCCCCGGCCGAACCGTCCCGCTCCCGGACCGCCCGCGCCACCTGCCAGCTCGCGTATCCGAGCAGCAGCACGGCCGCACCGATGCCGACCATCTCTCGCTGGCCGGTGACGGCCCCGGCGACGTACCCGAGGTACGGCACGTGGTACCACGCGGCACCGCGCACCTGGACGTCTCGCACGGGCTGCGCGTCGGGCACGTCGTTCGAATCGCCCTGGGTGAGGTAGGTCCGTTCGCCGCCCACGGTCATCCCGATACCGACCACCCGGTGTGTCACGAGCTGCTCCTGGCCGGAGCGGAGCTGGTAGGTGATCACGGTGCCGGTACGGACCTTCTCCGGCGCCACCAGCCGCGACACGACCAGCGTGCCCACCGGGAGGCCGGGCTCCATCGAGTCGGTGAGCACCACGTACGGGGTCGCACCCGCTGCCCTGGGCACGATCACCCCGAGCACGAGCGCAACGCCCGCCGCCGCAATGACGACGACGGCGAGCGAACGGCCAGCGAAGCCGGCCGCTGCCCGAGAGGCCTCGGTTCCCGGCACGGTCAGGGCGTCGAGTCGACGTGCGCCTGTGTCACCTGGACGGTCACGTCCTCCAGGCTCGCGGTGAGCGCTTGGGTGTCGTTGCCGGAATCCTCTGGGAAGGTCGCCGCGATGGTGACCACGAGGTCGGAAGCCGCCTCCACGGCCACTGGCTCGGTCAGCGGCAGGGTGAGTTCCACGGCGTCGAGCGTCGCGCTCTCGACATCTACCTCCAGCACTCCGGTGAGCGCGTTGACCTCCGCCCAGGTGGGTGCACTCACCGTGATGTCGCCCAGGGCGAGGTGGTCGCCCGTGCCGCCGAGAGTCAGTGCGCAGTCGGCGGTGACGGTGTCGCCCGGCACGATGCCCTCCGTGATGGCGTCGCCGCCGTCGAGCGTCCAGTCGCCGCACGTCCCGTCGGTCATAGTCAGCGTGCCCGCGGTGAGGTCGGTGCCGGTCGCGAGACCCTCGTCGGTCCAGAACGCCAGCGTCCCCGCTCCTCCGAGCAGCAGGACGGCGGCGCCGCCTGTTGCCAATGCTGCCTTGGTAAGCCTTTCCATGATGAGTGCCTTTCGTGGCGATTTTCCCCCGCCTTTGACGCTAGGCGCGTTGTCACCGCCGCGCGCGCCAGTACGGCGCCACGCCAGGTTTTCACCCGTCGATCTGCACACCCAGGTGCCGGATTTGCCGGTCCCATCCCGCTATGAGGTGTTCGACGACGTCCGGCAGCTCCGGCGGGAACACCTCCAGCGGTTGCTCGCGCAGCTGTGCCGCCGTGAGCCATGCCACCTCGTCGAGCAGCTCGCGCTCGGCGTCGGTCCAGCCGTCGGCAGACACCTCGACCGCGTTCGGTATCCGCGCGAGGTAGAACACCTCGTGCTGACGGCACGTCTCCGCGAAGAAGTCGAAGATGCCCGTCCGGGTAAGCACGGGCCCCACCAGGTCACTGGGCGCGAGCGTGATGCCGGCCTCCTCGCGGGTCTCGCGCAGCGCAGCCTCGACCGGGCTCTCCCCCGCGTCGATGCCGCCGCCGAGGGTGAACCACCAGGACCGCTCCGGCTGGTTCACGTCATGCCCACGCATCACGAGCACGCGACCGTCGTCGTCCATCAGGATGACGCGGGCCGCGGAGCGCTCGCGGACGCCGTCAGGCCCCGGCACCCAGTCGTCGCCGAGGGACGCGGTACCGGCGCCACCGGCCTGTGCGGCCGACGCCACCAACCCCGCTCCGCCAGGCGGACGCTCGCCAGCTCCTCCACCGTGTGGATCCGAATCATCGCTACGGCTGTTCATGCGGATGACGATACGTTCGCGACCGGCCAGAACTGTCATGGCAAACCGGTCAGCCCCACGAGAGGTTGAGCACCACCTGATCGTCGGGTGCCGCGACCGCGTCGATCGACATCCCGTCCAGGTAGTACTCGGTGCCGTCGGCGGTCAGGATCGTCGACGTGGCGCCCCCGCTCGATGGGCCCTCTCCCGAGAGCGACAGGCCGATGGACCCGTCGGCCACGTCGTCCACGGTCAGCAGGCTCCAGCCGTCGAGCTCCAGACCATCCGGTGTCGTCCAGCCCAGGCTCGCGTCCAGCTCGATCTCGGTGCCGGTCTCGACGATCACCTCGCAGGTGGCGTCGAAGCAGGCCTCGTAGTCGGTACCGTCCGCTGCGGCGACCGCCTCGTCGTCGGGCACGGTCGTCGTCGCCGACGGCGAAGCAGCCGACGGCGAGCCGGTCTCCCCAACCGGACCGCTCGGCTCCGAACCAGGTCCGCCGCAGGCGGCCAGCCCGAGCACCACGACCGCGAGCGCTGCATGTCGGAGCCTCATGGACGTCCCCTCGTCAAGCGTCATAGATCCTTGGACCAGTCTTACAGCCCAGGCATCGGGAGGGGTCCCGAAGCCGGGTCAGCCGGAGCCTCGGGAAGACCGTCAGTACACAGCCATCACAGGAGCATAGGTCGGGCCTCCGGGAGCTTGCCGACCGTCAGCGAAGGGCAAGCGCCGCGACCGAGACGAGGGCCGCGACGGTCAGGAGGCCGAGCACGATGTGTTCGTACCGCGAGTGTCCGAAGCGGTGAAACGCTTGTGTGCCCACGAGCTGGCCCAGAAGTGCGGCGATGATGAGTGCAGGCCAGTACTCGTAGGTCTCCCAGACGCCCGCGACGAGGAGCGCGATGACGCTCAGCGGGAGTCGGACCAGGGAGAGGGTGACCAGGGTGTCGCGCATCGTGTGCGGCGGCAGGCCGCGGTGGACGAGGTAGTAGACGGTGGGCGGGCCGCCGAGGGACGTGGAGGTGCTGAACGCGCCGGACAGGAGCCCCGCTGGGATCGCCCAGCGGGTGCTGACGATGTCCTGGCGCTCTCG is drawn from Promicromonospora sp. Populi and contains these coding sequences:
- a CDS encoding SipW-dependent-type signal peptide-containing protein yields the protein MAEPDRPSPQRASSWSTTALRRGLVALALAMLLPGAVVAWAWWSDTATVTSDPITAGTLDLTVGPVTGSEQLAGPGGSWTYTALGLTGMLPGESVARTIVLRSSGTAGVDVSGTVTSTTTALGQHLLLSTTTGGAATNTTPGGLRTGACTGTVSRAQAPVTATATSALSAVPVASGSTVTLCVVLGLSPSAPSSVQGASTTATFVLTANQAGAP
- a CDS encoding signal peptidase I → MPGTEASRAAAGFAGRSLAVVVIAAAGVALVLGVIVPRAAGATPYVVLTDSMEPGLPVGTLVVSRLVAPEKVRTGTVITYQLRSGQEQLVTHRVVGIGMTVGGERTYLTQGDSNDVPDAQPVRDVQVRGAAWYHVPYLGYVAGAVTGQREMVGIGAAVLLLGYASWQVARAVRERDGSAGDGAA
- a CDS encoding alternate-type signal peptide domain-containing protein, which codes for MERLTKAALATGGAAVLLLGGAGTLAFWTDEGLATGTDLTAGTLTMTDGTCGDWTLDGGDAITEGIVPGDTVTADCALTLGGTGDHLALGDITVSAPTWAEVNALTGVLEVDVESATLDAVELTLPLTEPVAVEAASDLVVTIAATFPEDSGNDTQALTASLEDVTVQVTQAHVDSTP
- a CDS encoding NUDIX hydrolase, producing the protein MASAAQAGGAGTASLGDDWVPGPDGVRERSAARVILMDDDGRVLVMRGHDVNQPERSWWFTLGGGIDAGESPVEAALRETREEAGITLAPSDLVGPVLTRTGIFDFFAETCRQHEVFYLARIPNAVEVSADGWTDAERELLDEVAWLTAAQLREQPLEVFPPELPDVVEHLIAGWDRQIRHLGVQIDG
- a CDS encoding sulfite exporter TauE/SafE family protein yields the protein MIDLDGGQLLIALFVLILVSGAVQSLSGFGFALLSAPLLAATIGGPQAISTILITGTACDIAILAMRRSVPRPDAREVLTLAAWSVPGMVAGAWLLAALPAVGLQIFVAATVIAAVLLRLRTRERQDIVSTRWAIPAGLLSGAFSTSTSLGGPPTVYYLVHRGLPPHTMRDTLVTLSLVRLPLSVIALLVAGVWETYEYWPALIIAALLGQLVGTQAFHRFGHSRYEHIVLGLLTVAALVSVAALALR